The following nucleotide sequence is from Pseudomonas sp. RC10.
CTTCGAAGGACTTAGATTGAATGCAGCACAGCGATTCAACTAACTACTTGGAGAGACCCATCATGAAAAAATCCATCGCCCTCGGCTTCGCTATTTCGGTTCTGGTCGCGACGTCCGCTTTCGCCAGCCCTCAATCGACCCAGGCCGGTCAGACCATCGTGCTGGAACCTACCTACATCCACGCCACCGCTATCGACGCCAACGCCGCGGACAAAACCAGCATCAAGCCGTTCGCCGCTCCTTCGTCCAGCACTGTGATTGTCGCTGACAACCGCAAAGAGTTCGGTTCGAGCTATCAGCGGTACTGAGTGATACAGGCTGCACCACAATCAAAAGCCCGGCAGATGCCGGGTTTTTTGTTTATTCACGTGTTGAGGGTTTGCAGGCTAAGTCCGTAACCATGACCCTTATTTACGATTAGAGCCCCACGGATCAATAACCTCCAGGCCCGCAGCCTCGTAGGGCGCAGTGTCTCTGGAGGCAATTGCAAAGCCCCGAGCATTGGCGATGGCGGCTATATAGCCATCCGGTGTCGGAAATCCGCGACCACTGCGGCGAGCGAGGACCGCCAGTCTGGCGTAATGGCGAGCGGCGTCGGCATCGAAGGGCAGCACGCGCTTTTCGAACAATGCCAAAAGCTCCTCAACGGCCAGCGATAACATGTCCCTGCGTCGCCCTTCGGGGAGTGCCGCAATCCCGAACAGCATCTCCGCCACGGTGACACTGGAGATGAACAGGGTTTCAGCATGCTGTGCATTGAGCCAATCAAGCACCGCCGGGTTGGGTTGCGGTCTTAATGTCTCGCTCAATACGTTGGTATCCAGAACGATCATTCAAACCCCATTGGCTCGGCAGGTTTTTGATCGTGGGCCTGGCTCATCGATTCCACATCCTCATCACTCAGATGGAACCGACGGCCTATGTTCATCAGCGCGTCCCCCATCAGCAGACGGGATTCGGGACTGACGGCCTGCGCCAGAATGGCTCGGACTTCGGCCTCTGTGCTACGGCCGTGCTCTGCGGCGCGCATCCGCAGCGCACGATGCACTTCTTCCGGCACATTGCGAACAGTTAATACCGCCATCATGTGATCTCCATTGCCCTCAATGACTGCACTATTGATCATATGCTGTCATTTTTCAATGCAGGGGTGATAGAGGGTGTTTCTGGCCCGGGTGGCACAGGCGCCCGCCCCATCAACCCCATTCGCATATCCAACCCACTCGGCTGCTGATACACACCCAACCCGAACTCCGGCAACACGGCCAACAGGTAATCGAAAATATCCCCCTGTATCCGCTCGTAATCCGCCCAACTCGTCGTGCGGGTGAAACAGTAGATTTCGAGTGGGACGCCCTGAGCCGTGGTTTCCATCTGGCGGACCATGCACGTCATGTCGGTGTGAATGTCCGGGTGGCTTTTCAGGTAGGCGAGGGCGTAAGCGCGAAAGGTGCCGAGGTTAGTGATGCGACGACGGTTTGCGGACAGTTCGGCGACGTTGCCTTGCGCTTCGTTCCAGGCCTTGAGTTCGGCTTTTTTGCGGCCCATGTAATCGGTCAGCAGGCGAACCTGAGTGAGTTTCTGTTCCTCCGATTCGGCGACAAAGCGTACGCCGCTGGCGTCGATGAACAGGCTGCGTTTAATCCGTCGGCCACCCGCCTGCTGCATCCCGCGCCAGTTCTTGAACGACTCGGACATCAGACGCTAGGTTGGAATGGAGACGATGGTTTTATCGAAATTTTGCACCTTGACCGTGTGCAGCGTGATGTCCACCACATCGCCGTCGGCGCCGACCTGAGGCATTTCGATCCAGTCGCCGACCCGCAGCATGTCGTTGCTGGTCAGTTGCACGCTGGCGACGAACGACAGCAGCGTGTCCTTGTACACCAACAAGATCACCGCCGACATGGCGCCCAGACCCGATAGCAGCAACAGCGGCGAGCGGTCGATCAGCGTCGCGACGATGATGATCGCGGCAAACACATAGAGGATCATTTTCGCCAGTTGCACATAGCCCTTGATCGAGCGCGTGCGGGCATGTTCGGTGCGGGCATAGATGTCGAGCATGGCGTTGAGCAGTGCGCCGACAGTAAGCATCAGGAACAGAATGGTGAAGGCCAGTGCCACGTTGCCCAGCACATGGGCAGCGGCGGGGCTGAGGTCGGGCACCAGATTCAGGCCGAATTGAATGACCAGCGAGGGTGTCATCTGCGCCAGGCGATGGAAGACTTTGTTGTGCAGGAAGTCATTGAGCCAGAACAGCGCGGGCTGACGGCCGAGGGCTTTCATCGCGTACAGAATGATGAAACGCACCAGTCGGCCCAAGGCGAGGGCGGCGACCAGCAACATCAGCAAACCCAGCGCCGTGCGCAACATGGGCTGGTGTTCGAGCAGCTCCCAGACTTCCTGGACGCGCAGCCAGAGTGAAGAGGTGTCCATGGGCGCTATATCTCCTGAATGAAAAACGGGGCGGGATTAGAGCATTGTCAGGATGCTCAAGGGGCAGAAGGGCAAATCCCGTAACAAAATAGGCCCTTTGAGGTAAAGAAACTCGGCGAAGTCGGCTTAAACCGGTAACCTATGCGACTGTTTTTTGTATTCCGCCGAGGTAACACCCGTGTTCTCCCAATTCGCCCTGCACGAACGCCTGCTCAAAGCCGTGGCCGAACTCAATTTCGTCGAGCCTACGCCTGTGCAAACAGCGGCCATTCCGCTGGCGCTGGAAGGACGCGATCTGCGAGTGACGGCGCAAACCGGCAGCGGCAAGACGGCCGCGTTCGTATTACCGATGCTCAATCGCCTGATCGGCCCGGCCAAGGTTCGTGTCGATATCCGCGCGCTGATCCTGCTGCCGACCCGTGAGCTGGCACAGCAGACCCTCAAGGAAGTCGAGCGGTTCTCGCAGTTCACGTTCATCAAGGCCGGTCTGATCACCGGTGGCGAAGACTTCAAGGTGCAGGCCGCGATGCTGCGCAAGGTGCCGGATATTCTGATCGGCACGCCGGGTCGTCTGCTGGAGCAGTTGAACGCTGGCAATCTGGACCTCAAGCACGTTGAACTGCTGGTCCTCGACGAAGCCGACCGCATGCTCGACATGGGTTTTGCCGAAGACGTCGAGCGCCTGGCCAACGAATGCGCCAACCGTCAGCAAACCATGCTGTTCTCTGCCACCACCGGCGGTTCGGGCCTGCGCGAGATGATCGGCAAGGTGCTGAATAACCCTGAGCACCTGCAGGTCAACAGTGTCAGCGAACTGGCTCCGGGCACCCGTCAGCAGATCATCACGGCCGACCACAACGTGCACAAAGAACAGGTGCTGAACTGGCTGCTGGCCAACGAGACGTACCAGAAGGCGATCATCTTCACCAACACCCGTGCGATGGCTGACCGCATTTACGGTCGTCTGGTGGCGCTGGAATACAAGACCTTCGTGCTGCACGGCGACAAGGACCAGAAAGACCGTAAGCTGGCGATTGACCGCCTGAAGCAGGGCGGCGTCAAGATTCTGGTCGCCACCGACGTGGCGGCCCGTGGTCTGGACGTTGATGGCCTGGACATGGTCATCAACTTCGACATGCCACGCACCGGTGACGATTACGTTCACCGCATTGGTCGTACGGGCCGCGCAGGCGCTGAAGGGCTGGCAATCTCGCTGATCACTCACGGCGACTGGAACCTGATGTCCAGCATCGAGCGCTATCTGAAGCAGAAATTCGAGCGCCGCACCATCAAGGAAGTGAAGGGCACTTACACCGGTCCGAAGAAGGTCAAGGCGTCGGGCAAGGCCGTGGGCGTGAAGAAGAAAAAGACTGACGCCAAGGGTGACAAGAAGAAAACCGCCGCCAAGGGCCCGACCAAGCGCAAGACGGTGAACCGTCCGAAAGCCGAGTCGCTGGTAAGCCAGGACGGTTTGGCGCCGCTGAAAAAACGCGTGACCCGTCCGCCGGTTTCCGAGTAAACGTCAGCACCCATGACGTGACGGTGGGAGCGAACTCATTCGCGAAAAAAGGGCGCAACCGATAGAGAAAATATCGGTTGTACCCCTACTTCGCGAATGCATTCACTCCGACAGTGAGCTGTAGGAGCGGGTCGTTCCGCGTCAAAATTGGCACCCTCTACACGGATCATCCCTCTGCCTTCTTCGCCGCCTCATCCATCTCCTTCAACCGCTGATCTATCAACTGGCATTTGTCCGGCACGTCCTTCGACGACGTCTCCAGTTGCATGTCTTTGATCTCTTGATTCAACTCCTTCGCCTTCGCAGGGTTCTGCTGCGTTAGCTTGTGTACTTCCTGCGCCAGTTGTTCACGCTTGGCTTCAGCCTCTTCCGGTGTGCACGCCCAGACCGATGTGCCCGCGAGCAGCGTCAGCGCGGCGGTGATGCTCATCAGGGTTTTCATGATTGCCTCGGTATCTCTTGCCTGCGTAAGGAGTGGAGGGGGCGCTGGAGGCAAAAGTTCAGCGCGAAGCCGCTGGGCGCGTGGGCTGAACGGCTGCGAATGAGGTCGGTCACACCTTCTGAGCACCACCGCCCGACGACCGGATGTCGCGGGCTTTCATCCCTGCTCCTGGAGGTTGGAAGATGTCTGACAAATATGACTGGGACCTGATCGAGCGACTGTTGCATGAAGTCCAAAACAGCGCTGATAAACCGTTTGCCCCGCGCAAATACGCCGAAGAGCATGCCGCGGCCAGGGCGGCTGCCGGTGATAATACCGGGGATCTGGACGCGCTGAAAAAGCGCGCTGCCGATCTGGAGTCGTTGCTGTTCAAGAACGGGTTCATTGAATCGCGGCCAGAGGAAGAGGGCGGCAACGGCGAGAATTTTGTGTTGACGCAACGAGGTTCACGGCTCTTGGCGATGATCGAGAGCGGAATCCCGGGCGACGCCCCTCCGCGTCAGGTGCTGGACGAGCAGGCCGATGCCCTTGATCCGGCGACCTTTGACAAGGTGTCGTTGAAGGCGCAGGTCGCGCCGGGCGCTATTTGACGTCCTGTCTGGCATGCCGGGGCGGCGCACTCAACATCGCCGCCGTCGGCAAGCCAGACTGCTACAGAGGAAGAATCACGATGCTTTTTTCACCCCTTTCAAACAGCTCAGGTTGGTAAAGTCCTGCCGTACATCCGCGATTTTTGCCAGCAGCTTCTGTCGCTGATCAGGCGAGCTTTGCGCCATCAAATCCGTGATCAACGAAATGGCCGCCTGCTCGGTGTGGTCGTACGCCGCCCGGTATTCCGGCGTCCAGAACGTCTCGCGATCTTGCAGCAACCGAGCGATTCTCTGATCGAAATCCGGCGCCTGTCGCTGTTTGACGGCCGTCACCAGCAGCGATTGCCAGTGGGCGCGGTTGTCGATCCAGACCCGGTTCTGCTCGCCCAGTGACGTCGACCATTGCATCACGCGATCCTTTTGCGCCGGGCTAAGTTTGCCGACCCACGGGTTCAGGCGTTTCTCCATGCGCTGCGCCCGGTCTTTGATCTGTTGGTCCAAGGGCTGATCGACGTACTCCGCTTCATGCTTGCTCAAGTCTTTGGCGAACGCGGCCCCCATCTCACTGACCTGCTGATCGTCCAACTGGCGCAGCAACTCGACCGCTGACGGCGTGATTTCATGGGAGATGGTCGCGATGGCCTGACGGGCCTCGGCGGTGCGCGCCTTGAGCTGGGTTTCGTTGACCTGGTTGGTTTCGACCATGTTCTGCAGGCGGTCGAGCCATGTGAGGTAGTCAGGAATTTGCGTGGTGCAATGCCAGGTCAGGTGTTCCTTGAGGCGCTCGTCGAGCCAGTCTTTCTGATTCGAGTGCATGGCCAGATAGTCGCTGAGTGACCACGGAATGATCAGGTCCAGATGTCGGTACGTCAGACCGATCTGGCTACACCCTGCGACGAGCAGCAGGCTGAGCCACAGCGAAATACAGGTCTTCAACACAATGCGCATGTCCGCTCCTTGCCGGTTCGTCTCCTTTTTATAGAGCGAGTCAGGACAAGGCGGTTCAGCCGATTAGAAGAACGAGCGGACGATCTTGAGGGTCACTGCGCTTTCGCACTGGGTGTTATGCCCGCTGTAGGCAGTGCAGTCGGCGCCATTGAGGCTGGAGCCGCTGTACATCAGGTTCATGTCCATCCCCAGCCATGGGCGGGAAATGTTGAACGACCAGTCGTTGTAGGCGCTTACCACACCGCCGCCGTCGATGACGGTGGGCGCGTCGAGCTGATGATTGCCGTACTGCATGCGCAGGTCCAGACCCAGTGGCATGAAGCCGCCCAATGCGCCGAGATCGAGGAACAGCGTGCTGTCCTGACGCCCGGAATCGGTGCTGACGGCGGTGCCGATGCGGCTGTCAAAAATGCGAAAACCGGCGTACAGCTCGTGGCTGTCGATCTGACTGGTATTGGGATAGCTGTAGCGGATCACGCCCAGCTCGTAGCCCAGGGTTTTGTCGAAGGGTTTCTTGAAGCCCAGGTAGGAATCGACTTCAAGGGTGGTGTTCGGCGCCAGGCCCGCGCTGGGCGACCACTGGCCGAAGTAGAAACCGCTTTCGTGGGTGAGGTCCAGGCCACCGTGGAACTTCGAGTCTCCCGCGCTTGGCGTCACCAGCCCCTGAGCCATGGAGCGGCTGGGCGTGGTGCCGAGTTTGAGACTGAAGTCTCCGAGGTCACGTTCCAGAACCTGAGCCCGAGCGGGGGGATGGATCAATAGCGCACCTGTCAGCAGCGCGCCGGTCCAGCGGGTAAAACAGCGAGCATAAGGCATGCTTCACTCCTGTTCGGATTCAGAGGAGTGGATCGAAGGTACTTATCTGAATGATGGGCGCAACGCAGGAGCGCCGATAAGAACCGCGAGCTAGAGCCTCGCAAGCATACCGGCGAATGCGCGCATGAATCGACCGCTGGTCGATTCATGGCAGAAAATTTGAACTTCGCGATCAGTTGTTCTGTGAAATCAATTTGTTGACCACGATCAGCGCTTGAGGAAATGACGGGTAACCGCTCTTGGCGACGTCCAGTTCGTCGTACTTCGCCCGGTAGCTACGGGCCTTGTCCTGATCTACAGAACCGGACAGTTGCGCGAGCAGCGCGATGGCCAGCGGGTATTTCTTGTCGGCGGAGCTCTGCAGCAAATCATGCACCTGCGAGCCTTCAGGGTTCAGCCGCAGTTGCAGCACCGCCTGATAAAACTCGGCTTCCCCGGTCTTGTCTTGTTTGGCTGCCCGGCTCAGCAATGCGCTCGCCAGTTCGTAACTGTCCTGACGACGCTCGTTGATGATCCACTTGGCCTGCAACATGTCGTTCTGATAGAGCAGGTAGTCGGATCGGCAACCGCTGCCAACCGTCGTGACATCGCAGCCCTTTGTTGCACAGCCACCCAATCCAAGACAGAGCAAGGCGCTGAAAAACATCCATTTCTTCATATCGGATTTCCGCTGAGACGTCGGGTCATTCAGGGCATCGTCCGGCCTGTCACCTACAGCCGCCAGTCGAAGACGAGTGGCCTGTGTCGAGACAGTAAAGCAGAGCTTTGTAGAAGCGGGCTTAATGATTCGGGGAGCGATGGACCTGGCGCCTTGTGATCAAAGCGCCTGGATGTCGACCGCGGAGGCGGGGAAAAATTTACTTTTTACCGAGGGAGATCTGTTTCGATGTGCCGAAGGTCTGGCCGCTGACGCCTTTTGCGATCTGCTGGATTTCGCCGCCGGACTTCAGGAAAGCCGCGATTTGTGCGTTGATCGAATCGCTGGTCTCAACGGCAGGAGCTGGCTTGGCTTTCGAGTTGGATGCTTTTACGCGCATGGCTGCAATTGACCTATATAAATTTAATACGGCCGGCCATCCTATCGGAATACGCAGAAAATTGCGCGGTAAATATACAGCCTGCGGGGGAGGACGGTATTGACTGCGACGCAAATCATACCTTGGGAATACCCGCTAACTGCCTGTTTTAATTGCGCGGGCATCACCGAAATGCGACCCGCGATGGGGGAAATTTTTTCGCGAAATCGCTGAGTCGATCTGACGAATGGAGACGATTTCCCTTTTCTCTGGCCGCCTGCCTTCACCAATACCTTGATTTTCAAGGCCCGCAACGCCTGCTGAGAAACGGCCCTCGCACGACCGGCCAGACCGCGCCAATCTCGGGTAGAATGCCGCCCACGCAATGAGGGTATTTGGACATGGCTTTAGTCGGGCGCTACAACAGTTTGCAAGTGGTTAAACACACTAACTTCGGTTTATATCTGGACGGTGCGCAGGACGGCGAGATATTGCTGCCCAACCGCTATATTCCCAAAGATATTCCCAGTGAAGACGAAGACTGGTTAAACGTCTTCATTTATCTGGACAGCGATGACAAGTTAATTGCCACCACGGAAAAACCGAAAGTTCAGGTCGGTGAATTCGCCAGTCTCAAAGTGGTGGAAGTGAACAGCATCGGCATCTTCCTGGATTGGGGGTTGCCCAAGGACCTGCTGCTGCCGTATTCCGAAGAAAAGCGTCC
It contains:
- a CDS encoding DEAD/DEAH box helicase, which produces MFSQFALHERLLKAVAELNFVEPTPVQTAAIPLALEGRDLRVTAQTGSGKTAAFVLPMLNRLIGPAKVRVDIRALILLPTRELAQQTLKEVERFSQFTFIKAGLITGGEDFKVQAAMLRKVPDILIGTPGRLLEQLNAGNLDLKHVELLVLDEADRMLDMGFAEDVERLANECANRQQTMLFSATTGGSGLREMIGKVLNNPEHLQVNSVSELAPGTRQQIITADHNVHKEQVLNWLLANETYQKAIIFTNTRAMADRIYGRLVALEYKTFVLHGDKDQKDRKLAIDRLKQGGVKILVATDVAARGLDVDGLDMVINFDMPRTGDDYVHRIGRTGRAGAEGLAISLITHGDWNLMSSIERYLKQKFERRTIKEVKGTYTGPKKVKASGKAVGVKKKKTDAKGDKKKTAAKGPTKRKTVNRPKAESLVSQDGLAPLKKRVTRPPVSE
- a CDS encoding TorF family putative porin, which translates into the protein MPYARCFTRWTGALLTGALLIHPPARAQVLERDLGDFSLKLGTTPSRSMAQGLVTPSAGDSKFHGGLDLTHESGFYFGQWSPSAGLAPNTTLEVDSYLGFKKPFDKTLGYELGVIRYSYPNTSQIDSHELYAGFRIFDSRIGTAVSTDSGRQDSTLFLDLGALGGFMPLGLDLRMQYGNHQLDAPTVIDGGGVVSAYNDWSFNISRPWLGMDMNLMYSGSSLNGADCTAYSGHNTQCESAVTLKIVRSFF
- a CDS encoding Arc family DNA-binding protein; the encoded protein is MMAVLTVRNVPEEVHRALRMRAAEHGRSTEAEVRAILAQAVSPESRLLMGDALMNIGRRFHLSDEDVESMSQAHDQKPAEPMGFE
- a CDS encoding type II toxin-antitoxin system VapC family toxin codes for the protein MIVLDTNVLSETLRPQPNPAVLDWLNAQHAETLFISSVTVAEMLFGIAALPEGRRRDMLSLAVEELLALFEKRVLPFDADAARHYARLAVLARRSGRGFPTPDGYIAAIANARGFAIASRDTAPYEAAGLEVIDPWGSNRK
- a CDS encoding transcriptional regulator; protein product: MSDKYDWDLIERLLHEVQNSADKPFAPRKYAEEHAAARAAAGDNTGDLDALKKRAADLESLLFKNGFIESRPEEEGGNGENFVLTQRGSRLLAMIESGIPGDAPPRQVLDEQADALDPATFDKVSLKAQVAPGAI
- a CDS encoding DUF6279 family lipoprotein translates to MRIVLKTCISLWLSLLLVAGCSQIGLTYRHLDLIIPWSLSDYLAMHSNQKDWLDERLKEHLTWHCTTQIPDYLTWLDRLQNMVETNQVNETQLKARTAEARQAIATISHEITPSAVELLRQLDDQQVSEMGAAFAKDLSKHEAEYVDQPLDQQIKDRAQRMEKRLNPWVGKLSPAQKDRVMQWSTSLGEQNRVWIDNRAHWQSLLVTAVKQRQAPDFDQRIARLLQDRETFWTPEYRAAYDHTEQAAISLITDLMAQSSPDQRQKLLAKIADVRQDFTNLSCLKGVKKAS